Proteins encoded together in one Acanthopagrus latus isolate v.2019 chromosome 19, fAcaLat1.1, whole genome shotgun sequence window:
- the LOC119008311 gene encoding proline-rich extensin-like protein EPR1 isoform X5: MGFLSRVLLLSLLAVGRLQANASSAESADKFGQNEVPDVGYQPGSSSFNIGDPSSWSTGSLGGGSTSSATEVADSSGPLQPQVPSYQEPQMPQQPLPQMPQQPLPQMPQQPSYPQKQPLPQMPQQPSYPQKQPLPQMPQQPSYPQKQPLPQMPQQPSYPQKQPLPQVPQQPSYPQAPQQPLPQMPQQPSYPQKQPPQMPQAPQQPSYPQKQPPQMPSYPQKQPPQMPSYPQKQPPQMPSYPQKQPPQMPSYPQKQPPQMPSYPQKQLLPQVPQQPSYPQKQLLPQMPQQPSYPQKQPLPQAPQQPLPQMPQQPSYPQKQAPQQPSYPQKQPPQMPSYPQKQPPQMPSYPQKQPPQMPSYPQKQLLPQVPQQPSYPAKQPQLQAPQQPSYPQMPQQPSYPQMPQQPSYPQMPQQPSYPQMPQQPSYPQMPQQPSYPQMPQQPSYPQMPQQPSYPQMPQQPSYPQMPQQPSYPQMPQQPSYPQQPLPQMPQKQPQLPLPQMPQQPSYPQQPLPQAPQQPSYPQKQPLPQAPQQPSYPQKQPLPQMPQQPSYPQKRLPQMPQQPSYPQKRLPQMPQQPSYPQQPLPQMPQQPSYPQKRPQLPLPQAPQQPSYPQKQPPQQLYQPKLFYKLPRLQAPKHFRFAPQQPRYPQKRLPQVPQQPRYPQKQPPQQLPYQAPRY, from the exons ATGGGGTTTCTCTCAAG AGTGTTGCTGTTATCCTTACTAGCTGTTGGAAGATTACAAGCAAATG CTTCCAGTGCTGAATCTGCTGATAAGTTTGGACAGAATGAGGTGCCAGATGTAGGCTATCAACCAGGCTCAAGTAGCTTTAACATTGGCGATCCATCTTCATGGAGCACTGGATCACTTGGTGGTGGTTCAACCTCAAGTGCAACTGAG GTGGCAGACTCTAGTGGACCCCTTCAGCCTCAAGTGCCAAGTTACCAGGAGCCCCAGATGCCCCAGCAGCCACTTCCCCAGATGCCCCAGCAGCCACTTCCCCAGATGCCCCAGCAGCCTAGCTACCCACAGAAGCAGCCACTTCCCCAGATGCCCCAGCAGCCTAGCTACCCACAGAAGCAGCCACTTCCCCAGATGCCCCAGCAGCCTAGCTACCCACAGAAGCAGCCACTTCCCCAGATGCCCCAGCAGCCTAGCTATCCCCAGAAGCAGCCGCTTCCTCAGGTGCCCCAGCAGCCTAGCTATCCCCAGGCGCCTCAGCAGCCGCTTCCCCAGATGCCCCAGCAGCCTAGCTACCCACAGAAGCAACCCCCCCAGATGCCCCAGGCACCCCAGCAGCCTAGCTACCCACAGAAGCAACCACCCCAGATGCCTAGCTACCCACAGAAGCAACCACCCCAGATGCCTAGCTACCCACAGAAGCAACCACCCCAGATGCCTAGCTACCCACAGAAGCAACCACCCCAGATGCCTAGCTACCCACAGAAGCAACCACCCCAGATGCCTAGCTACCCACAGAAGCAGCTGCTTCCCCAGGTGCCCCAGCAGCCTAGCTACCCACAGAAGCAGCTGCTTCCCCAGATGCCCCAGCAGCCTAGCTATCCCCAGAAGCAGCCGCTTCCCCAGGCGCCTCAGCAGCCGCTTCCCCAGATGCCCCAGCAGCCTAGCTACCCACAGAAGCAGGCACCCCAGCAGCCTAGCTACCCACAGAAGCAACCACCCCAGATGCCTAGCTACCCACAGAAGCAACCACCCCAGATGCCTAGCTACCCACAGAAGCAACCACCCCAGATGCCTAGCTACCCACAGAAGCAGCTGCTTCCCCAGGTGCCCCAGCAGCCTAGCTACCCTGCCAAGCAGCCCCAACTGCAG GCGCCCCAGCAGCCTAGCTACCCCCAGATGCCCCAGCAGCCTAGCTACCCCCAGATGCCCCAGCAGCCTAGCTACCCCCAGATGCCCCAGCAGCCTAGCTACCCCCAGATGCCCCAGCAGCCTAGCTACCCCCAGATGCCCCAGCAGCCTAGCTACCCCCAGATGCCCCAGCAGCCTAGCTACCCCCAGATGCCCCAGCAGCCTAGCTACCCACAGATGCCTCAGCAGCCTAGCTACCCACAGATGCCTCAGCAGCCTAGCTACCCACAGATGCCTCAGCAGCCTAGCTACCCACAGCAGCCGCTTCCCCAGATGCCCCAGAAGCAGCCCCAACTGCCGCTTCCCCAG ATGCCCCAGCAGCCTAGCTACCCCCAGCAGCCGCTTCCCCAGGCGCCCCAGCAGCCTAGCTACCCACAGAAGCAGCCGCTTCCCCAGGCGCCCCAGCAGCCCAGCTACCCACAGAAGCAGCCGCTTCCCCAGATGCCCCAGCAGCCCAGCTACCCACAGAAGCGGCTTCCCCAGATGCCCCAGCAGCCCAGCTACCCACAGAAGCGGCTTCCCCAGATGCCCCAGCAGCCTAGCTACCCCCAGCAGCCGCTTCCCCAGATGCCCCAGCAGCCTAGCTACCCACAGAAACGGCCCCAACTGCCGCTTCCCCAGGCGCCCCAGCAGCCCAGCTACCCCCAGAAGCAGCCGCCCCAGCAGCTCTACCAACCCAAGCTCTTCTACAAGCTGCCTAGATTGCAGGCACCCAAGCATTTCCGCTTTGCGCCCCAGCAGCCTAGATACCCACAGAAGCGCCTTCCCCAGGTGCCCCAGCAGCCTAGGTACCCACAGAAGCAGCCACCCCAGCAGCTGCCCTACCAGGCCCCAAG GTATTAA
- the LOC119008311 gene encoding protein PELPK1-like isoform X7, with product MGFLSRVLLLSLLAVGRLQANASSAESADKFGQNEVPDVGYQPGSSSFNIGDPSSWSTGSLGGGSTSSATEVADSSGPLQPQVPSYQEPQMPQQPLPQMPQQPLPQMPQQPSYPQKQPLPQMPQQPSYPQKQPLPQMPQQPSYPQKQPLPQMPQQPSYPQKQPLPQVPQQPSYPQAPQQPLPQMPQQPSYPQKQPPQMPQAPQQPSYPQKQPPQMPSYPQKQPPQMPSYPQKQPPQMPSYPQKQPPQMPSYPQKQPPQMPSYPQKQLLPQAPQQPSYPQMPQQPSYPQMPQQPSYPQMPQQPSYPQMPQQPSYPQMPQQPSYPQMPQQPSYPQMPQQPSYPQMPQQPSYPQMPQQPSYPQMPQQPSYPQQPLPQMPQKQPQLPLPQMPQQPSYPQKRLPQMPQQPSYPQKRLPQMPQQPSYPQKRLPQMPQQPSYPQQPLPQAPQQPSYPQKQPLPQAPQQPSYPQKQPLPQMPQQPSYPQKRLPQMPQQPSYPQKRLPQMPQQPSYPQQPLPQMPQQPSYPQKRPQLPLPQAPQQPSYPQKQPPQQLYQPKLFYKLPRLQAPKHFRFAPQQPRYPQKRLPQVPQQPRYPQKQPPQQLPYQAPRY from the exons ATGGGGTTTCTCTCAAG AGTGTTGCTGTTATCCTTACTAGCTGTTGGAAGATTACAAGCAAATG CTTCCAGTGCTGAATCTGCTGATAAGTTTGGACAGAATGAGGTGCCAGATGTAGGCTATCAACCAGGCTCAAGTAGCTTTAACATTGGCGATCCATCTTCATGGAGCACTGGATCACTTGGTGGTGGTTCAACCTCAAGTGCAACTGAG GTGGCAGACTCTAGTGGACCCCTTCAGCCTCAAGTGCCAAGTTACCAGGAGCCCCAGATGCCCCAGCAGCCACTTCCCCAGATGCCCCAGCAGCCACTTCCCCAGATGCCCCAGCAGCCTAGCTACCCACAGAAGCAGCCACTTCCCCAGATGCCCCAGCAGCCTAGCTACCCACAGAAGCAGCCACTTCCCCAGATGCCCCAGCAGCCTAGCTACCCACAGAAGCAGCCACTTCCCCAGATGCCCCAGCAGCCTAGCTATCCCCAGAAGCAGCCGCTTCCTCAGGTGCCCCAGCAGCCTAGCTATCCCCAGGCGCCTCAGCAGCCGCTTCCCCAGATGCCCCAGCAGCCTAGCTACCCACAGAAGCAACCCCCCCAGATGCCCCAGGCACCCCAGCAGCCTAGCTACCCACAGAAGCAACCACCCCAGATGCCTAGCTACCCACAGAAGCAACCACCCCAGATGCCTAGCTACCCACAGAAGCAACCACCCCAGATGCCTAGCTACCCACAGAAGCAACCACCCCAGATGCCTAGCTACCCACAGAAGCAACCACCCCAGATGCCTAGCTACCCACAGAAGCAGCTGCTTCCCCAG GCGCCCCAGCAGCCTAGCTACCCCCAGATGCCCCAGCAGCCTAGCTACCCCCAGATGCCCCAGCAGCCTAGCTACCCCCAGATGCCCCAGCAGCCTAGCTACCCCCAGATGCCCCAGCAGCCTAGCTACCCCCAGATGCCCCAGCAGCCTAGCTACCCCCAGATGCCCCAGCAGCCTAGCTACCCCCAGATGCCCCAGCAGCCTAGCTACCCACAGATGCCTCAGCAGCCTAGCTACCCACAGATGCCTCAGCAGCCTAGCTACCCACAGATGCCTCAGCAGCCTAGCTACCCACAGCAGCCGCTTCCCCAGATGCCCCAGAAGCAGCCCCAACTGCCGCTTCCCCAG ATGCCCCAGCAGCCCAGCTACCCACAGAAGCGGCTTCCCCAGATGCCCCAGCAGCCCAGCTACCCACAGAAGCGGCTTCCCCAGATGCCCCAGCAGCCCAGCTACCCACAGAAGCGGCTTCCCCAGATGCCCCAGCAGCCTAGCTACCCCCAGCAGCCGCTTCCCCAGGCGCCCCAGCAGCCTAGCTACCCACAGAAGCAGCCGCTTCCCCAGGCGCCCCAGCAGCCCAGCTACCCACAGAAGCAGCCGCTTCCCCAGATGCCCCAGCAGCCCAGCTACCCACAGAAGCGGCTTCCCCAGATGCCCCAGCAGCCCAGCTACCCACAGAAGCGGCTTCCCCAGATGCCCCAGCAGCCTAGCTACCCCCAGCAGCCGCTTCCCCAGATGCCCCAGCAGCCTAGCTACCCACAGAAACGGCCCCAACTGCCGCTTCCCCAGGCGCCCCAGCAGCCCAGCTACCCCCAGAAGCAGCCGCCCCAGCAGCTCTACCAACCCAAGCTCTTCTACAAGCTGCCTAGATTGCAGGCACCCAAGCATTTCCGCTTTGCGCCCCAGCAGCCTAGATACCCACAGAAGCGCCTTCCCCAGGTGCCCCAGCAGCCTAGGTACCCACAGAAGCAGCCACCCCAGCAGCTGCCCTACCAGGCCCCAAG GTATTAA
- the LOC119008311 gene encoding proline-rich extensin-like protein EPR1 isoform X6, with the protein MGFLSRVLLLSLLAVGRLQANASSAESADKFGQNEVPDVGYQPGSSSFNIGDPSSWSTGSLGGGSTSSATEVADSSGPLQPQVPSYQEPQMPQQPLPQMPQQPLPQMPQQPSYPQKQPLPQMPQQPSYPQKQPLPQMPQQPSYPQKQPLPQMPQQPSYPQKQPLPQVPQQPSYPQAPQQPLPQMPQQPSYPQKQPPQMPQAPQQPSYPQKQPPQMPSYPQKQPPQMPSYPQKQPPQMPSYPQKQPPQMPSYPQKQPPQMPSYPQKQLLPQVPQQPSYPQKQLLPQMPQQPSYPQKQPLPQAPQQPLPQMPQQPSYPQKQAPQQPSYPQKQPPQMPSYPQKQPPQMPSYPQKQPPQMPSYPQKQLLPQVPQQPSYPAKQPQLQAPQQPSYPQMPQQPSYPQMPQQPSYPQMPQQPSYPQMPQQPSYPQMPQQPSYPQMPQQPSYPQMPQQPSYPQMPQQPSYPQMPQQPSYPQKQPQLPLPQMPQQPSYPQQPLPQAPQQPSYPQKQPLPQAPQQPSYPQKQPLPQMPQQPSYPQKRLPQMPQQPSYPQKRLPQMPQQPSYPQQPLPQMPQQPSYPQKRPQLPLPQAPQQPSYPQKQPPQQLYQPKLFYKLPRLQAPKHFRFAPQQPRYPQKRLPQVPQQPRYPQKQPPQQLPYQAPRY; encoded by the exons ATGGGGTTTCTCTCAAG AGTGTTGCTGTTATCCTTACTAGCTGTTGGAAGATTACAAGCAAATG CTTCCAGTGCTGAATCTGCTGATAAGTTTGGACAGAATGAGGTGCCAGATGTAGGCTATCAACCAGGCTCAAGTAGCTTTAACATTGGCGATCCATCTTCATGGAGCACTGGATCACTTGGTGGTGGTTCAACCTCAAGTGCAACTGAG GTGGCAGACTCTAGTGGACCCCTTCAGCCTCAAGTGCCAAGTTACCAGGAGCCCCAGATGCCCCAGCAGCCACTTCCCCAGATGCCCCAGCAGCCACTTCCCCAGATGCCCCAGCAGCCTAGCTACCCACAGAAGCAGCCACTTCCCCAGATGCCCCAGCAGCCTAGCTACCCACAGAAGCAGCCACTTCCCCAGATGCCCCAGCAGCCTAGCTACCCACAGAAGCAGCCACTTCCCCAGATGCCCCAGCAGCCTAGCTATCCCCAGAAGCAGCCGCTTCCTCAGGTGCCCCAGCAGCCTAGCTATCCCCAGGCGCCTCAGCAGCCGCTTCCCCAGATGCCCCAGCAGCCTAGCTACCCACAGAAGCAACCCCCCCAGATGCCCCAGGCACCCCAGCAGCCTAGCTACCCACAGAAGCAACCACCCCAGATGCCTAGCTACCCACAGAAGCAACCACCCCAGATGCCTAGCTACCCACAGAAGCAACCACCCCAGATGCCTAGCTACCCACAGAAGCAACCACCCCAGATGCCTAGCTACCCACAGAAGCAACCACCCCAGATGCCTAGCTACCCACAGAAGCAGCTGCTTCCCCAGGTGCCCCAGCAGCCTAGCTACCCACAGAAGCAGCTGCTTCCCCAGATGCCCCAGCAGCCTAGCTATCCCCAGAAGCAGCCGCTTCCCCAGGCGCCTCAGCAGCCGCTTCCCCAGATGCCCCAGCAGCCTAGCTACCCACAGAAGCAGGCACCCCAGCAGCCTAGCTACCCACAGAAGCAACCACCCCAGATGCCTAGCTACCCACAGAAGCAACCACCCCAGATGCCTAGCTACCCACAGAAGCAACCACCCCAGATGCCTAGCTACCCACAGAAGCAGCTGCTTCCCCAGGTGCCCCAGCAGCCTAGCTACCCTGCCAAGCAGCCCCAACTGCAG GCGCCCCAGCAGCCTAGCTACCCCCAGATGCCCCAGCAGCCTAGCTACCCCCAGATGCCCCAGCAGCCTAGCTACCCCCAGATGCCCCAGCAGCCTAGCTACCCCCAGATGCCCCAGCAGCCTAGCTACCCCCAGATGCCCCAGCAGCCTAGCTACCCCCAGATGCCCCAGCAGCCTAGCTACCCCCAGATGCCCCAGCAGCCTAGCTACCCACAGATGCCTCAGCAGCCTAGCTACCCACAGATGCCTCAGCAGCCTAGCTACCCACAG AAGCAGCCCCAACTGCCGCTTCCCCAG ATGCCCCAGCAGCCTAGCTACCCCCAGCAGCCGCTTCCCCAGGCGCCCCAGCAGCCTAGCTACCCACAGAAGCAGCCGCTTCCCCAGGCGCCCCAGCAGCCCAGCTACCCACAGAAGCAGCCGCTTCCCCAGATGCCCCAGCAGCCCAGCTACCCACAGAAGCGGCTTCCCCAGATGCCCCAGCAGCCCAGCTACCCACAGAAGCGGCTTCCCCAGATGCCCCAGCAGCCTAGCTACCCCCAGCAGCCGCTTCCCCAGATGCCCCAGCAGCCTAGCTACCCACAGAAACGGCCCCAACTGCCGCTTCCCCAGGCGCCCCAGCAGCCCAGCTACCCCCAGAAGCAGCCGCCCCAGCAGCTCTACCAACCCAAGCTCTTCTACAAGCTGCCTAGATTGCAGGCACCCAAGCATTTCCGCTTTGCGCCCCAGCAGCCTAGATACCCACAGAAGCGCCTTCCCCAGGTGCCCCAGCAGCCTAGGTACCCACAGAAGCAGCCACCCCAGCAGCTGCCCTACCAGGCCCCAAG GTATTAA
- the LOC119008311 gene encoding protein PELPK1-like isoform X8 encodes MGFLSRVLLLSLLAVGRLQANASSAESADKFGQNEVPDVGYQPGSSSFNIGDPSSWSTGSLGGGSTSSATEVADSSGPLQPQVPSYQEPQMPQQPLPQMPQQPLPQMPQQPSYPQKQPLPQMPQQPSYPQKQPLPQMPQQPSYPQKQPLPQMPQQPSYPQKQPLPQVPQQPSYPQAPQQPLPQMPQQPSYPQKQPPQMPQAPQQPSYPQKQPPQMPSYPQKQPPQMPSYPQKQPPQMPSYPQKQPPQMPSYPQKQPPQMPSYPQKQLLPQMPQQPSYPQMPQQPSYPQMPQQPSYPQMPQQPSYPQMPQQPSYPQMPQQPSYPQMPQQPSYPQMPQQPSYPQMPQQPSYPQMPQQPSYPQQPLPQMPQKQPQLPLPQMPQQPSYPQKRLPQMPQQPSYPQKRLPQMPQQPSYPQKRLPQMPQQPSYPQQPLPQAPQQPSYPQKQPLPQAPQQPSYPQKQPLPQMPQQPSYPQKRLPQMPQQPSYPQKRLPQMPQQPSYPQQPLPQMPQQPSYPQKRPQLPLPQAPQQPSYPQKQPPQQLYQPKLFYKLPRLQAPKHFRFAPQQPRYPQKRLPQVPQQPRYPQKQPPQQLPYQAPRY; translated from the exons ATGGGGTTTCTCTCAAG AGTGTTGCTGTTATCCTTACTAGCTGTTGGAAGATTACAAGCAAATG CTTCCAGTGCTGAATCTGCTGATAAGTTTGGACAGAATGAGGTGCCAGATGTAGGCTATCAACCAGGCTCAAGTAGCTTTAACATTGGCGATCCATCTTCATGGAGCACTGGATCACTTGGTGGTGGTTCAACCTCAAGTGCAACTGAG GTGGCAGACTCTAGTGGACCCCTTCAGCCTCAAGTGCCAAGTTACCAGGAGCCCCAGATGCCCCAGCAGCCACTTCCCCAGATGCCCCAGCAGCCACTTCCCCAGATGCCCCAGCAGCCTAGCTACCCACAGAAGCAGCCACTTCCCCAGATGCCCCAGCAGCCTAGCTACCCACAGAAGCAGCCACTTCCCCAGATGCCCCAGCAGCCTAGCTACCCACAGAAGCAGCCACTTCCCCAGATGCCCCAGCAGCCTAGCTATCCCCAGAAGCAGCCGCTTCCTCAGGTGCCCCAGCAGCCTAGCTATCCCCAGGCGCCTCAGCAGCCGCTTCCCCAGATGCCCCAGCAGCCTAGCTACCCACAGAAGCAACCCCCCCAGATGCCCCAGGCACCCCAGCAGCCTAGCTACCCACAGAAGCAACCACCCCAGATGCCTAGCTACCCACAGAAGCAACCACCCCAGATGCCTAGCTACCCACAGAAGCAACCACCCCAGATGCCTAGCTACCCACAGAAGCAACCACCCCAGATGCCTAGCTACCCACAGAAGCAACCACCCCAGATGCCTAGCTACCCACAGAAGCAGCTGCTTCCCCAG ATGCCCCAGCAGCCTAGCTACCCCCAGATGCCCCAGCAGCCTAGCTACCCCCAGATGCCCCAGCAGCCTAGCTACCCCCAGATGCCCCAGCAGCCTAGCTACCCCCAGATGCCCCAGCAGCCTAGCTACCCCCAGATGCCCCAGCAGCCTAGCTACCCCCAGATGCCCCAGCAGCCTAGCTACCCACAGATGCCTCAGCAGCCTAGCTACCCACAGATGCCTCAGCAGCCTAGCTACCCACAGATGCCTCAGCAGCCTAGCTACCCACAGCAGCCGCTTCCCCAGATGCCCCAGAAGCAGCCCCAACTGCCGCTTCCCCAG ATGCCCCAGCAGCCCAGCTACCCACAGAAGCGGCTTCCCCAGATGCCCCAGCAGCCCAGCTACCCACAGAAGCGGCTTCCCCAGATGCCCCAGCAGCCCAGCTACCCACAGAAGCGGCTTCCCCAGATGCCCCAGCAGCCTAGCTACCCCCAGCAGCCGCTTCCCCAGGCGCCCCAGCAGCCTAGCTACCCACAGAAGCAGCCGCTTCCCCAGGCGCCCCAGCAGCCCAGCTACCCACAGAAGCAGCCGCTTCCCCAGATGCCCCAGCAGCCCAGCTACCCACAGAAGCGGCTTCCCCAGATGCCCCAGCAGCCCAGCTACCCACAGAAGCGGCTTCCCCAGATGCCCCAGCAGCCTAGCTACCCCCAGCAGCCGCTTCCCCAGATGCCCCAGCAGCCTAGCTACCCACAGAAACGGCCCCAACTGCCGCTTCCCCAGGCGCCCCAGCAGCCCAGCTACCCCCAGAAGCAGCCGCCCCAGCAGCTCTACCAACCCAAGCTCTTCTACAAGCTGCCTAGATTGCAGGCACCCAAGCATTTCCGCTTTGCGCCCCAGCAGCCTAGATACCCACAGAAGCGCCTTCCCCAGGTGCCCCAGCAGCCTAGGTACCCACAGAAGCAGCCACCCCAGCAGCTGCCCTACCAGGCCCCAAG GTATTAA